The following proteins come from a genomic window of Geomonas sp. RF6:
- a CDS encoding cytochrome c7, whose amino-acid sequence MRKFIVAAALVALSAGFAMAADTMTFPAKNGDVSFNHKKHQEAVKDCKACHEKGPGKIEGFGKDWAHKTCKGCHADKGAGPTKCGECHKK is encoded by the coding sequence GTGAGAAAATTCATAGTCGCAGCAGCACTCGTCGCGTTAAGCGCAGGTTTCGCAATGGCAGCAGACACCATGACCTTCCCCGCCAAAAACGGTGATGTGAGCTTCAACCACAAAAAGCACCAGGAGGCAGTGAAGGACTGTAAGGCCTGCCACGAGAAGGGCCCCGGCAAGATCGAAGGGTTCGGGAAGGACTGGGCGCACAAGACGTGCAAAGGGTGCCACGCCGACAAGGGCGCCGGCCCGACGAAGTGCGGTGAGTGCCACAAAAAGTAA